Genomic segment of Panicum virgatum strain AP13 chromosome 9N, P.virgatum_v5, whole genome shotgun sequence:
GTATACAGATTTataaaaaatggaaaagaaTACCTAGATGTATTTGGCTGATCATTATTTTCTTCCATGGGCGCTGAGGCACCATAGCCATATGGGAAGGGTGAAAGATATGTTCCATTGCTTGTATCCTCCTCAATACAACCATCATCTGGTGATCCCATGAATGGGAAATTTCCATCAAAGTCACTTGGCCTGCCTCCCAAGCTAACTGGATCACACACACTGAACCTACGATCCAATCTTGGCTGCGATAACATATGGTTCCCTTCAACTCTTAAACTCCGGCTAAGGTTGAATGATCGACGATGCAAAAATGAAAGACTGTCCTGCATTCTCGACGATCCCTCAAAATCAGCATCCAGTTCAATAACTGGATCAGGGACAGGAGATGGTGTGCGATAGCCACCATAACAGCACGACCCAGGGTTCTTATTCAATGTCCTCCTAACAAGGGATACCCACTTTTTTGCTGGGAGATTATCTTCAGTGCCAAGAACATTTCCAGCATTCAAGGGAACAATTTCTTGAAATCTGACAACAAGAAACAGAAATCTTAGGGATTAACTCAAGAACATATAATTAAGTCAATTTCTGTCCAAAAATAAGGAAGCCCTTGGGCAGTACACACCCCAACACGTAGATATCAGCTGGAGGTGAAGAATGGAGCCAGTCATCAAGATTTAATCCCCTTGGTGGCGATTTACCACCTACATTCCATGTGGAGGCAAACACTCTACAAAagcaaaggagaaaaggaaCTTGGTCAGATTATTGCAGTAAAGTCAAACCGCAAGAACTACCTAAGAGTAATATGGTTCATAATAACTGACTCATTTTCAAAGCTGAGTTGCACACCACCATACTACTATTGCACAACATATCTGTTTTTTCTCCGGACATTTCATTTAGTTTCTAAGCCCACGAGGCAAAGAAGCACATGCAGTGAAAAAACTCTACCTGTAATTCTGAACTTCTGTCAGGCGTGCTTGATCGACATCATTCCTTCCTCCACGGATTCGATCAATACTCCGCTTCGACAACCCGTCTATAAGTCATTAAGGAGCAACAAAAGCAAAGATTAATCGGATGAACCAGTAAAAATTACATAGACAAAAAACTTCATTTGGAGTACCAATGAAATAAGTTTATCAAAAAGAGGATCTCTGGCAAAATGAAAGGGAGGTAGCTGCAATCTTTGATGCCttaagagagagaaagagagagaagggtgGTCCAAAAGCTTTTTACTGACCAGTTCTGCTTTTCTTAGCTGTGCCTGCCTCCCTCTCTGAGCAGCTGGTCCTCCTTTCATCGCCATGCTCCTCCCTTCCTGAACCACTAAGCAAATTTAGCCTAAACAAACAGATACAGCAGATGCAAAGAAGAAGCCATTTGTTTGAGTCCGTTTGAGCAGAGTAGCCAGAGCTGTCGTCTCGGAAATGAAAGTGGAAACTTGACATGTAAGCATGCCATGAGACGAGAAAGATACAAAAATTCCAAGCAGCAACAGACAAACATCAGCATCAGTTGGGAAAAGGTGTCTGATTGGGACATTCTAAGGACCAATACCAGGAACAAAGACTTTAAGGTAGCCGTGTATGATTGTGATATATTTGATGGTAATGTATTTATCATTGAACCAAATCTAGGAACTTAGACCGGAAAATCTGGTAAATGCAAGAAACTTCAAGCACAAGATGATAAAAATTCCACTCAACAAACATTCCTAAACCACAGTTTGGGAGAGCCAGGCACACAAAAGCAGCAAAAGTAAAAGCAGAGGTCGTTGGTTGAGACTTGAGACTTGGGCCTTCGATTTTCAACAGCTAAGAACTAAGCTAAAACAACTTGGCGATGACAAAAGAAGTGCCGCAAGATGCTCATCACTGAATCAAAACGATTTCAGTAAAATGCAGCGGTAACGTCACCTTGGCTCGCATCGTAATCCGCGTGGAAATCCTGCGCCTTAGACTTGACGTTGAACCACTTCCTCACAAGGGATTTCGACCAGGAGAGCTGCAGATGAACAAGCAAGGCAGAGCAAGCCGATCAAAAACACAGCAAACGGAACAACAAGACCCAGCCCAGATTGAAGTGAAACCAAGCAAATACCTTGCCCTTCTTGTTGCTCTCTTCCCTCATTGTCTCATACCTCCCCGTCCACAGCAATGGAGGAATCCGCACCCCTCTCTACCCCTCCAGGGAGTCTCCTGTCTGCCCCCCAAACAAGGCAGGGCGCGCCCTCGGCGGAAAGAACCCTCAAATCCCGCACAAATTTCAGCTCAAGGCAAGATTCTGATCCGGGAAGCCGCAAATCCTGGTCCGAATCGACCGACTGCCGAGTATAGGGCCAAATGCTTGAGCTTGCCGCCACAGCCCAACCGCGCCGGGGATCAAGAATCCAGCTTCCCTTGGCGCAGAAAGAAGAGAACACCCCCACCAAATCTTCCTCTCCTCGCAATGGGGAGCAACGAATGCTTGCCCCCGctccgcagcagcagctgcagcctaGCGCCGTAGCGGTATGGCAAGCGCAGGTCGCCACCGCTTCGCTCCTGAAATCCCGAATGCTCTCGTCCGCCTCTCCGTAGGCCTCCCTCGCGCTCTACGGCTCCGTAGGGGTTAAGCAGGCAGGCTAGCGGCACGGGCAGCAGGAACAGGACTAGGAGTAGAGGTAGAGAGCTCAGCACAGCAGAGCGGCGTCTGGTGGTGCGTGCAGTGCGAAAGCGAAACGCAATGGCCTGCCCCCGCAGATCTGCGCTCTTTTATCCCCGCTCAGTCCTCGCTGCCCGCGTGGCCACTGTCCCCGAGCTCTGGGTTCTCTATTTCTAATCTGCCCCTAATCTCGGCCAGCTCGCTCAAACCCAAGCTGCTTAACAGTAAGCTGGGGCGAGCTGGGGCCATGGCCTTCTTGGGAGGAAGAAAAGGTGCGCGTGCTGGCCTGGGAGAGTGACCCCTAGTGTTTTCCTTACCGATCGGTAACCGCCGGTTACCGCCGatttttaccgataccgctactaGGCGGTAACCCATACCGGCGgtaaatttcgaaaaatttcgcccgaatttaaaattttcaaaaatatttgaaataaaaaaggaaaaaatatggtaagaaagtagagatgacatacatcattctaatatagaacatgttcaaatatttgactgtttgggcactcaaaaaaataaaaaaactttcggACCGGTAATCCCGAGCGGTATCCTCTAATCCCGAGCGGTATTCGGCGTTTTCTGAGCGGAAATCGGCGCgtttggaccggaaaccactgcattgtgagtatttcttgattttacattgatttttagatgtttgttgtgtagctatattcaaaaacatgtgttcatattagctatatggatccatttgttcatggtagttggatgttaatttgttcattttagctatatgtatatatgtgtgttcatatttcaaatatgtacatatattttcatttgttcatttgttcatttggaccggaaaccactactatgtattatatatattgacgatgatggtttgtgaggactatggttgtgatgatttgcatggactattgttgtgatgatctatatggactatggatgtgaatttctatttttatggatatgaacttctattctatgtatgtgtaaatgttatataattgtttgatatataccatcagtaatgatatttacaaaattacggtgaaatgctgccaaaatttttaattttccaaagtcatacggtgtttacctgttaaaaacgacggttaccggtcggtaaacatcgattaccggtcggtaaacaacggttaccggttttttgaatttgaattgtcatTTCGAGCGGTTTCTAGCGGTTTTCGGCGATTTACCGCcggtttaccgataccgctagttggcgaaaatcgctttaccgtcggtaaggtgaaccctggtGACCCCAAATGGCAATACAGATCAGAAACAGGCTTCTGCCTCCGCCAAAAGGAAGGTGTGAAAATCGCATGCCATTTGCTGGGTTTCCAACCAGATTCCGTGCACAAATCGCATCGTTTGTAGGAGTATGTATGATAGATTAtacttaggccgtgtttagatgttttgaaaaaaaatttgcgatagAATCTTgcgaatttgaagtactaaatgaagtctatttacaaaactttttgcacagatgggttgtaaatcgcgagacgaatctaatgatgctaattaattcataattaattaataattagtggatggtactgtagcatcactgttgcaaatcatggattaagtagactcattagattcgtttcgcgatttatagcccatctatgcaaaaaaatttataaatagactttatttagtattccatgcatgtgtcgaaatattcgatgtgacggtttttttgcgtttatgggggtgggaactaaacacagcgcCTTTGCCCCGTAGCGCTGGCTGCTGCTACCACTGAGCCACTGCAGGTCTGCAGCCCCGGCATGCGCCACTGCCCGCGGGCCCGCGCcacgttggacccacctgtcatcgTGCCGGTCTTTAAGCAGGACGTCACGCTTTGTCGTAGGGTTTGCGGTGAATTTCTTCTTTTGGGGGGTTtcgatttcatctcattctcATCAGTCGTTCTCATAGGCATAGCACGAAGCACAGTTGAACTACTGTAACAAAGTTAAACAAATCCGAAACACCCTGGCCCAATCTAGTATAGACTAGTAGTAAGTAGATCCTCAGAGACGCTCGCGAAAAAAAAAATAGTCCTAGGGGCGACGCCTTTCTAGTTTCTACTACGTTTTGCCATGTTTTTCTTCCCTCTCACAGCAGACAGCACAGCCATGCGCCGTGCATGTACATTACTACATTCTGAATCTAGCTAGCGTGGCTACCACTGCGTGACATACCTATAGTCGTTGTCGCTAGCCAGGGGCAGTGACCAGTCGTCGTCCCGAACCCCGACGTGGCCAGAACCGTCGCCTTGGCTGCTCGATCGTCTCCTCACTTCACCTGGGAGACTGACACGAACACGGCCGGATTCTTCGATGCATCGTCGTCCGGTCGACGTGACACGTACGGTTGTTACACGAACATTTAGAAAGATTCATCGATGCCGCAGTGGCCAGCGCGCGCTTTACCCGGCGCCATCTGCACGTCCCGTTCCCGTGCTAACCCGGCCGAGGCGAGCGGCTCGGCCGACGAACCGAGGGCCACGGCGACGCTCCTTTCCATTCCCCGCCGGGCAatgggcgtcgccgtcgctgctttgcatgcatgcatgcgagctcgcctctctctctctctctcacacacacacccctAACAGCTAGCTAGTAGCTATACGCATGGGTGTGCGTGAACGATGCATGGTATGGCACGCACGATTTCCTTTTATCTCTCTCTTTTGTTCGACCTCCCCTGGATCGAGAGGGCCCACGTCTGTCCTCACGCGCGCGCCACACGTACGAAGAACGGGCGCGTGCGTGTGGTGTGGCTGCCCGGGCATGTGTTGGTGTGCACTGTTCACTCCCCGAGAGCGCGCGCGCGGGTGTAAATCTCTTTGGTGCAGTGTCCCCTGGCTACGACATACTACACCGCTACAGCGAGCTATCGATCGAGCTAGCATCCATGGCAGCatggatgagagagagagagagagatcgatGAGGGACGATGATATGGCGTGGACGTACTGATTGGTTTTTGTTTCGGAGCCAACTTCCGGGGCCGGATgatcggatcggatcggagCTAGCATCGGGCTCGCGTCGCACTGTCTTCTCCGCGCTGGCTAGCTACTAGCGCGTGTTGGCAGCGGACCGCCGGACCGGACACTGTAGATTCCACGCGTCCCTGTCTACTAGCTTCCGACCCCTCCATTAACCTGGCTAGCTAGCTATCAGCTTCGGCGCACGTGCACGATACGTTCCATCGGATTTGCTACATCATATCTTGAGATCAATAATCGATCTCTCAATCCAAGTTTTTTTCCATTCGGATTATTTgcaattgcattgcattgctcaTAGTACAACGTACAAAactaggacacacacacacacacaaatgcATGCATGTACATCTTTGTTCAGTTCAAAGAAGGGCGCGCATCGAGATCGGGGGCGACGTACGTGGTAAGAGATCAGAAAGAACTAGAGGTGATTACATGCCGGCTGATCCGACAACAAAATGCATGAGGGCGACGCGTAATCTATCCGATGATGCTTAGGATTACGGCTAGGACGGAGTATACGCGAACatgctgcgtgcgcgcgtgcatGAGTGCTCGGAGGCGTCCTACTAGACGGCGGCCGGAGGGGTGTCCCCGCGACATCCACGGCGCGGTCGGCCTGAGTCGCCGGGACccaggccgctgccgccgccacgcgcggcacgggcacggcatGGCCGCGCGCTGCATGCTCTTCAATTCGTGGGCTCCGGGCGGCGGATAATTTTGTTTGCTTCTTTCTTAACCCTATCGATCTGCCTCTGCTTCTCCCAAAGCAAGCGGCTCGATCGTAGTGATGTGCCGAGTTGTTTAATTAGGTGCTCGATCGATCTAATACATGCTTTGCCCCGGCTACTTGCAGTGATCTCGCCTAGCTAGACTCATCATCTAGCTCTCTGGGATCTCGCTTTGAGGCGTTCTGGGGGCAATAACCTAATGGCATGGGGCCATGGCCCACGGGGTGGCGAGTGAGAGTGCGAGACCGATGGGTTGGTTCGTCAAGCTTGCTGTGTGCAATGGCGGGGTTCTTTATTTTGTCAGATTTACCCCTGCAGATGGGAGGATCGACGCCCATTGGTCCACGTGGCATCGGAAGCATCGTGAAAAGAAGCCGGCCAGTTAGACCGTGGCATGTAGTGGTATCTTTGACTTCGAGGCTGTTCGGATGATCTGATGAATAGTATTCGACTGGTAGAATAAATAGTATTATGTGAGAGGAAATAAACCGAAACAAACTAAGAATCGATCAGCCGAACAGCCTCTTCCCCCGAAGAATGTgttactcttttttttattaCCGTAAGTACTACTGTGCATAGAGCATAAAAGTACTATAAAACAGAAGCTTGCattataaaaaaagaaataaaagaagcGTGCAGGGATCAGATCGCATCCTTAATTACTGTTTCGTTGCAAATAAAAATGATCCTGCACGGGAATGTTCTTGACTGGCAGCTGCTTGGAGAGAGCACTTCCACATGATCTGCTCAGAAAAGCTGGAATGGAAGCTGATGGTGGGTGATTATCCTGTTAACCAAGCAGTCAGCAGTGGCACGTCCCAATCATCATCGCGGCTTTCGGGAAAGGCAGCATggggttctctctctctctctctccgcagAGGCAGCAGCACTGGCCGGCCAGCCTCGCGGACCGTGCAGTGCGCCGTCCCGGCCGAGCACGACCGCAGCCCCACCGTCAGGTGAGAAGATGAGAggaagctccgccgccgtccaggccaccTGGCCTTCGTGAATTTCTTCACAAATAAAGCATCCATCCCTGGCGAGTCTCGAAATAAACTGCCAATTGTAGCGTGCATACGTTCCTGGAAGCCCGGAGTGGACCAACAAATCCGTAATGCAAGTCACCTGATCAAGCTAAGCATTTTTTTGCCCATACTGATCAGACTTGAATCACCTGCATGCCTATTGATACTATGATCCAAGTGCTTATTCAACGCCTTCGGGAATGTTGCATATCtgaggctctgtttagtttccaaaaattttcctacAGTATTCATCATATCGAAttttcgaacacatgcatgaagcattaaatatagctGAAAAAAAACTAATAACACAGTTTAACTATAAacgatgagatgaatcttttaaacttaattagtccatgattagatattagttgacaaataacaacaaaagtgctacagttcctaaatcaaaaaatttcacaaacTAAACAGGGCGTGAGTTTCGATGAGAATTCGAGATCACGCATGATTCACGGGACTGTTGGTAAGATCGAATAATGCACAGTTCCACTGCTCCACTATTGCGTTGCTTGGGTTATTATCGTCGCTGCCGGTATCGTCAGCGGGCCGGGACTGGCCCAGGGCTACGAGCCTATCGGACAAAGCCCACCCGGCGAGACACTGCAGTGTAGGATCGAGGGCCAGGCGGCCAGCtaggggccagggcgacggcgaTGTCCATGTCGCACGGATTCGTGGACGTCAGCGCTCATCAGAGGGGGTGCTGCTCAGTTGGACCGTCGGAATTGCACCGCAAGGGCACGTACGCTTTCGACGTGGCGCAGGGAAGGGGCCTGGATTATGAAATGATTCACCTTTTGAGATCCATAAGCCCGTAGTCTGTTATACGGCACACCCAGTTTGTCAAACTTACGTTTTCCTGTTCACCAGTGTGGAGGTAACCATTGAGAAGGGCAGATACGAGCTGAATGTGCCAATGGTTATTGGAGAAAGCACATACAACAAATAGTACGTGACTAGCTTGTGGGCAAGGTTCACATCTGATACAGCATCGCAAACAAATGATCCTTTACAACTAGACTAGAGTAGGATATTGCAAGAGGCCATGCCAGCCATTTGCAATCCGATGCTATATGAGGAAGTTTGTTCCGACTCCCATCTCGCAGGTCTTCAGCCTTCCACTGGAAACTCGAGTGCCttcaccttggagctttgacaTAGCTGTCAGCACACAGTTCGGCCATAGCACATTGAGGAAATATATAGGTTCTTCACCCATttttcctgttttttttttcccaatGTTAGATTGCCCGAGAGAAATAAGACTGTAGAAAATTGGATCGCTAAATGGATGAATCATGGATGCAAATATATATACCTTTACATGGTTGCTGGGGAAGGCGGATGTCCGAAGAGTTTCTTGCGTCTCATCCATTGGTTTCCTCTTCGGTATGCTCAAGATAAAAGCAGCTTGGTCGGGGGTAGCTGCAGTTGATGTTATTCTGTAACCAGTCTCCCATCGATGATGGATCCCTTCACTAGGATACAGAAAGTCCAACTCCACAACCTATGTTTGACGACAGATTCAGTTTTTGTAGGGAGCCATACTCTCACAAATTGGTATTTTACATGCAAGGCTAAAAGTGGAAGAGAAGTTTGCAGTCATCTGAATTATAGATCAATTTTACGAGTTGAAGACACTATCAACCCTTGCTACGGGGAGAAGTAACTCTTCTGACTTTCTGAGTGATGAGAAAGCGGGATTCACTATGGATAGGTTTCTGCCAGAATTCAGAACCCAAATTTGAAAGCCTTGGCATGTAGGGCCACCACTGATGAATTGCAGGCAGCTTAAAGTATAGAATGCACAGAAATTATAGTTaacaaatactccctccgttccaaattacaagtcattccaagaatattggagagtcaaaccatctcaaagtttgaccaaaattatagagagaaacataacgatttatgacatcaaataggtacactataaaaatatagctaacaaagaatctaatgatacttaattggtatcataaatgttattatcttgttatataattttggtcaaactataaaaactttgactctccaagattcttggaatgacttataatttggaacggagggagtattagcACTTTAATGCCGAGTTTCAACCCAGAGGAAAGCATTCAGATTATGTGGTTCGAGAAGGTTCTTTAATAACTCGGACAAGTTTGTCATAAGGGGCCAAAAAAAATTGCCGGCAAAAGATTCATCAAAATTAATTTccccaaaggaaaaaaaacagatGAGAGGAATTGATGCTTAGTCAACACCAAACGTAGTCAAAGATGGAAGTTATAGCGCACATGAAACTACCTGACACGAGGAGCTACAAAATTCATCAAAAAACAAGATAATCATTCTATATGATGTATTGCAAAATAAACTAGTAAATACAGCTTGTATTAGAATAAAAGGTAAAAATTCAGGTAGATAGGTAACCTGAGTAGCATAGCCCGAATTCCTGGACATGACCACTCCCCAACGATTCCCAGCAGTAGCCATGGATGTTACATGAAAGCCTTCTTTCCATTTTTTATTAATCCACTTATAAGGAAATGATTCACTGACTTTGTATGACTGCTGTGTGTAAGGAGTTCCTGTAGTGATGAGGCATACCATGTCAGAAAAGTATCGTGGAAGAAAATACACCAACAGttcacaaggaacacaaagtACACAGACATCCTGTCAGCgctcagaaaaagaaaaaagtttttttctcgaacacgcaggagatctGCATATCAATATGTTAAGAAGAAGGGTGAAGAGCACCCAGTCACCAGCACACAATTTTTTTATGGGAGAACATGTAGAAACCACAACACACTATAACACTCTATTACCCTTACACTATATGGCAGAACCTTGACCAAGACTTCTAACCTAACCAGCTGGCAGCAAGGCGAGTATGTGAGCAATTCCTCGAGCCCCAGCAATATCTCACAAGTGCAGCTCCTCCCTGATGGCGGAAAGAATTCCATTCAGGTTAGCAGAAAAAGAAAACTGCGCATGCCATCAGCTTATCACTAGCATATCAGAACTTTAACCAAAAGTAAACTAACATTAGCAAGTACTAGCAGGTTATTTATCAGAATCATGGCCAATGGCAACTAATACTAGCAAGAACCGatagataataaataatatGGTGGCATGATGTGTTTCCCACAATGCTGTGGCAACATCAACATCAATTCTGACGCAACCGTAGGCTAACACCATATATGGCCTAGAAATGTGGAGTCCATGTAGAGGTTTTAGGGTACCTCAAAACTGCATATTTGGAAGCCTAGGGCTAAACATCATAGCAAAACAGGAAAGATTATCTGATTATTTGCATTCCACACAATAAAATGAGAATGACCAAATTACTCCCTCCTTTCATTTTTAGTAAGTGTATCAGGATAAGCTTCATTAATAtttattagagtatatttgttAGTTATAGATATACGTATCGTagactgccatatgtatcccggggagccttgccccccaagtcttgtactctcatatataccggccgaggcctcaatgcaatacacCACACAACATTATAAGCATCTAttcctcctacatggtatcacgagattaGGGTTACAAGATCCTGACCTAAACCTTCCGCTGCCTCTCGTCGCGCCCCTgcctcctgcgccgccggccgttggccgccgccgctccacggaTCCAGGCGGCTGGCTGGGGGATCCGCCTGTGGCagccctccaccaccgccggtcCGAGCTCGCCGCTCGATCCGGTGGGATCCGCGGCTCCGCACCCTCccatccacgccgccgccggattgCTCCCTCgcccctctgtttttttttctcacttGTGCTCTGCTACGGGCTGCGGGCAGAGAGGACAGAGAGATAAGGGTGAGGGCGCCCCTTCCTGCTACAGGAACCCCATAGGTACTACCAGAGAAGCTGCTGCactgtttttcttttgctcGATCACTGATCGAGATTGCGTCGCCCACCGCCCGTTGACCTCGCGCCTCTACTTCGACGTCGGCGTCGACTTCAccggcctcttcttcctctccgaccCTGCGGCATGGCGAGATGGCCGGCACCCTAGGGGGCGCTCATTTGCTCCGTCGCCTACATCGCCGCCTCGTCCGCACGTcgaccttcgccggctcgtcgtcgccttCACCGATCGTGACGCCTTCACCGACTTCGCCCACCGTCGTCTCACCTCACGCTACTCGGTCTGATCAGCCGATGTGCGTGATCCATCCGGCTCCCGTGACGTCCGTATATCTataactaccaaatatactctaatactcccccgcagtcacagcgggagcacCACAAACGGTGAGACTGGAGAAGAAGCCGAAAGCAGTAGCCAACAGACTAACAATATTGACCAACAATTAGCCAAATTATATACATTCTTAGTGTAGAAATTTTCATATTTTAGATACAGAAATTAATGATACATTGTAAGATAATTTGGCAGTCAAAGTACAACCTAAAGATTTTCTCAAAATCTAATACGCCTACTAAAAATGAATGCAAGTAGCCATGGCTTCAAAATCTCTATGGCATTCAGTATAACGCTTAGTacaacaaaacaaaaatagaCATATCATAGTTGGACAGGAAACACCAATGACTATCTTAGAAAATAATAGAGGGGTGTCATGTCCCCGATC
This window contains:
- the LOC120690975 gene encoding type I inositol polyphosphate 5-phosphatase 4-like isoform X1 produces the protein MSSFHFHFRDDSSGYSAQTDSNKWLLLCICCICLFRLNLLSGSGREEHGDERRTSCSEREAGTAKKSRTDGLSKRSIDRIRGGRNDVDQARLTEVQNYRVFASTWNVGGKSPPRGLNLDDWLHSSPPADIYVLGFQEIVPLNAGNVLGTEDNLPAKKWVSLVRRTLNKNPGSCCYGGYRTPSPVPDPVIELDADFEGSSRMQDSLSFLHRRSFNLSRSLRVEGNHMLSQPRLDRRFSVCDPVSLGGRPSDFDGNFPFMGSPDDGCIEEDTSNGTYLSPFPYGYGASAPMEENNDQPNTSRYCLVASKQMVGIFLTIWVRSEIRNDVRNLKVSCVGRGLMGYLGNKGSISISMSLHHTTFCFICCHLTSGEKEGDELRRNSDVMEILRKTRFPQVRGAGYVKSPETILEHDRIIWLGDLNYRIALSYCSAKALVEMHNWKQLLEKDQLRIERRYGRVFQGWKEGRIYFPPTYKYSFNSDLYYGVRPKEKRRTPAWCDRILWYGNGLMQLSYVRGESRFSDHRPVYSIFMAEVEIVRPRRRNMGYFSSRIEVEELLPYAYNSGGMKFY
- the LOC120690975 gene encoding type I inositol polyphosphate 5-phosphatase 4-like isoform X2, which encodes MREESNKKGKLSWSKSLVRKWFNVKSKAQDFHADYDASQGREEHGDERRTSCSEREAGTAKKSRTDGLSKRSIDRIRGGRNDVDQARLTEVQNYRVFASTWNVGGKSPPRGLNLDDWLHSSPPADIYVLGFQEIVPLNAGNVLGTEDNLPAKKWVSLVRRTLNKNPGSCCYGGYRTPSPVPDPVIELDADFEGSSRMQDSLSFLHRRSFNLSRSLRVEGNHMLSQPRLDRRFSVCDPVSLGGRPSDFDGNFPFMGSPDDGCIEEDTSNGTYLSPFPYGYGASAPMEENNDQPNTSRYCLVASKQMVGIFLTIWVRSEIRNDVRNLKVSCVGRGLMGYLGNKGSISISMSLHHTTFCFICCHLTSGEKEGDELRRNSDVMEILRKTRFPQVRGAGYVKSPETILEHDRIIWLGDLNYRIALSYCSAKALVEMHNWKQLLEKDQLRIERRYGRVFQGWKEGRIYFPPTYKYSFNSDLYYGVRPKEKRRTPAWCDRILWYGNGLMQLSYVRGESRFSDHRPVYSIFMAEVEIVRPRRRNMGYFSSRIEVEELLPYAYNSGGMKFY